A window of the Glaciimonas sp. CA11.2 genome harbors these coding sequences:
- the bioF gene encoding 8-amino-7-oxononanoate synthase, protein MDEISAQLMQLQDQKLLRKRRIVDGPQGPLLTIDGKQILAFSNNDYLGLANHPALIAAAHDGLARFGVGAASSALISGHSSVCEELEVALAAFVGMPRALHFSNGYMANMGIIPALVGPGDLVLSDRLNHACLIDGARLSGAEFRVYPHNDVARVEQQLAKSTSARKLIVTDGVFSMDGDIAPLPALLALCEKYDAWLLVDDAHGFGVLGPQGRGSLAHFGLASPRVLYMGTLGKAAGVSGAFVAGDATLIEWLLQRARTYVFTTASPPMLACALLATLNLLETEDWRQQHLRQLAKQLRDGVADLPWSLLPSDSAIQALVVGDNQLALDVMAALYEQNIWVPAIRPPTVPKGTARLRISLSAAHTIEQVDQLIAALHVAAKKLAAAETWTAKDTVSEENAPADIDSMKEA, encoded by the coding sequence ATGGATGAAATAAGCGCTCAGTTGATGCAATTGCAAGACCAGAAGCTGCTACGCAAACGACGCATCGTGGATGGTCCACAAGGTCCGCTGCTGACAATTGATGGCAAGCAAATACTGGCTTTCAGCAACAACGATTATCTTGGTTTAGCCAATCATCCTGCGTTGATCGCTGCTGCCCACGATGGCTTGGCGCGATTCGGCGTCGGCGCGGCATCGTCGGCGCTGATCAGCGGTCATAGTAGTGTGTGCGAAGAATTGGAAGTCGCACTGGCAGCGTTTGTTGGCATGCCCCGCGCATTGCATTTCTCAAATGGCTACATGGCAAATATGGGGATTATTCCGGCGTTGGTCGGCCCCGGCGATCTGGTACTTTCCGACCGGTTAAACCACGCTTGCCTGATCGATGGCGCACGTCTTTCCGGTGCAGAATTCCGCGTCTATCCGCATAACGACGTGGCGCGGGTGGAGCAGCAACTCGCCAAAAGCACTAGCGCACGCAAGCTGATAGTGACTGATGGCGTGTTTAGTATGGATGGCGATATTGCGCCCTTGCCTGCGCTGTTGGCACTGTGCGAAAAATACGATGCGTGGTTGTTGGTCGACGATGCGCACGGTTTTGGCGTGCTGGGACCGCAAGGCCGTGGCAGTCTGGCCCATTTTGGATTGGCGTCACCGCGCGTACTGTATATGGGCACGTTGGGGAAAGCGGCTGGTGTTTCGGGCGCGTTTGTGGCTGGCGATGCAACGTTGATCGAATGGTTATTGCAGCGCGCACGGACTTACGTGTTCACTACGGCCAGTCCACCGATGTTAGCGTGCGCACTATTAGCGACGCTCAACTTGTTGGAAACCGAAGATTGGCGACAACAGCATTTGCGGCAATTAGCAAAACAGTTACGTGATGGTGTTGCTGATTTACCATGGTCGCTACTCCCGTCTGACAGTGCGATTCAGGCATTGGTTGTCGGTGATAATCAGCTCGCGCTGGATGTGATGGCAGCATTGTATGAACAGAATATCTGGGTGCCAGCGATTCGCCCACCGACCGTGCCTAAAGGGACGGCGCGATTACGTATTTCGCTCTCAGCGGCGCATACAATAGAACAAGTGGATCAATTGATTGCTGCGTTGCATGTGGCTGCTAAAAAGCTTGCTGCCGCAGAGACATGGACCGCAAAAGATACCGTCAGCGAGGAAAACGCGCCAGCCGATATCGACAGTATGAAGGAAGCATAG
- a CDS encoding cytochrome P450 gives MINNDFLNNPYPTYQALRQAGPLHWNEEFCGGAWLVTEYSDVASVLRDPRFSVRRAGGWANTSGPEALTELREFKRIFSRSLLFVDPPQHTRLRQVMNVGFKPAALQALAPRIQSLIDGLLDSVMATTSATPASFDFMRDVARPLPALVIAAMLGIDGDDRAEFVAWSDDIADFIGSPTPTIEIARRAQTSLVAMNAYFRAILPQRRLHPGDDLISQLMLAEANGGIITTKELLAQCCTLLFAGHETTRNLLGNGMLALLQHPDQWQMLRDDPALLPSALKELLRFDSPVQYTGRRLKVDVELHGQRMKKGDLVIPLIGSANRDPAKFTAPDTLDITRNQGAHLSFGFGPHVCIGATLTYMEAEIALRSVMQRLPGLQLVGKTQSWGHNAVYRSLNALPLKYVSTLAASPIEDAAHV, from the coding sequence ATGATAAACAATGATTTTTTAAACAATCCTTACCCAACTTATCAGGCACTGCGTCAGGCCGGGCCGCTGCACTGGAATGAAGAGTTCTGTGGTGGTGCATGGCTTGTGACGGAATATAGCGATGTCGCCAGCGTTCTGCGCGATCCACGTTTTTCGGTGCGGCGTGCGGGTGGCTGGGCGAATACTAGCGGCCCGGAAGCGCTGACCGAATTGCGTGAATTTAAACGTATTTTTTCGCGGTCGTTGTTGTTTGTCGATCCGCCGCAACACACACGGCTGCGTCAAGTCATGAACGTTGGCTTTAAACCAGCGGCTTTGCAGGCGCTAGCGCCGCGGATTCAAAGTCTGATTGATGGCTTGCTGGATTCTGTGATGGCAACGACATCTGCGACCCCCGCCAGTTTTGATTTCATGCGGGATGTTGCGCGGCCGTTGCCAGCCTTGGTGATTGCGGCGATGTTGGGTATTGATGGCGATGATCGGGCGGAATTCGTGGCCTGGTCGGATGATATTGCTGATTTTATCGGCAGCCCGACCCCGACTATCGAGATTGCCCGACGTGCGCAAACCAGTCTGGTCGCGATGAACGCGTATTTTCGCGCAATCCTGCCGCAGCGGCGTTTGCATCCCGGCGATGACTTGATCAGCCAATTGATGCTGGCCGAAGCGAACGGCGGCATTATTACTACCAAAGAATTGCTGGCGCAGTGTTGCACGTTGTTATTTGCCGGTCACGAAACGACCCGCAATCTGCTCGGCAACGGGATGTTGGCGCTTCTGCAACACCCTGACCAATGGCAGATGTTACGGGACGATCCAGCATTATTGCCATCGGCGTTGAAGGAATTGCTCCGATTCGACAGTCCGGTGCAATACACTGGCCGTCGTTTGAAAGTTGACGTTGAATTGCATGGTCAGCGCATGAAAAAAGGCGATCTGGTCATCCCATTGATCGGTTCGGCTAACCGCGATCCCGCCAAATTCACCGCCCCCGATACGCTCGACATCACCCGTAATCAGGGCGCGCATTTATCGTTCGGCTTCGGCCCGCATGTTTGTATCGGCGCGACTTTGACGTATATGGAAGCAGAAATTGCCTTGCGCAGCGTTATGCAGCGGTTGCCGGGCTTGCAACTAGTTGGCAAGACCCAATCGTGGGGACATAACGCAGTTTATCGAAGCCTCAACGCGTTGCCATTAAAGTACGTGTCGACGCTGGCGGCCTCTCCAATCGAGGATGCCGCGCATGTCTAA
- the bioA gene encoding adenosylmethionine--8-amino-7-oxononanoate transaminase, translated as MKQNTQSDWVNRSLKSVWHPCTQMQHHETVPLIPVSHGRGAWLYDADGKRYLDAISSWWVNLFGHANPRINAALKDQLDKLEHAMLAGFTHEPVIRLSEKLAERTGNVLGHCFYASDGASAVEIALKMSFHSWRNAGHSAKQEFVCLKGSYHGETIGALAVTDVALFRDAYGPLLRQAHVVMSPDARGAHEGETAADVARRAAHSLELLLQQRGTHIAALIIEPLVQCATGMAMHDPVYLAEVRALCDRYQVHLIFDEIAVGCGRTGTFFASEQATAKGSEASAPQPVWPDFVCLSKGISGGYLPLSLVMTTDAIYQSFYDADVTRGFLHSHSYTGNPLACRAALATLEIFEQDDVLNANRVKAQRITAALQPMADHPSVQHFRQRGMIWAFDAKIADPAAASTFSRRFFSKALESELLLRPIGNTVYLMPPYILDEEECDLLAARTASVFNSVIGERS; from the coding sequence TTGAAACAAAACACACAATCTGACTGGGTGAATCGCAGTCTGAAAAGCGTCTGGCATCCATGCACGCAAATGCAACACCACGAAACGGTGCCGCTGATTCCGGTCAGCCATGGTCGCGGTGCGTGGCTATACGACGCCGATGGCAAGCGTTATCTGGACGCCATTAGTTCATGGTGGGTGAATCTATTCGGTCATGCCAATCCGCGTATTAATGCCGCGTTGAAAGACCAGCTGGATAAGCTTGAACACGCGATGTTGGCGGGTTTTACGCACGAGCCGGTGATTCGGTTGTCAGAGAAACTGGCAGAGCGCACGGGGAATGTGTTGGGGCATTGCTTTTACGCGTCGGATGGTGCTTCGGCGGTGGAAATAGCACTGAAGATGAGTTTTCATTCCTGGCGTAACGCCGGTCATAGCGCCAAGCAAGAATTCGTTTGTCTCAAAGGCAGTTATCACGGCGAAACCATCGGTGCGCTGGCGGTGACAGACGTGGCTTTGTTCCGCGATGCGTATGGACCGCTATTACGTCAGGCGCACGTTGTGATGTCGCCCGATGCACGCGGCGCGCATGAAGGAGAAACCGCTGCCGATGTTGCGCGTCGTGCTGCGCATTCTCTGGAATTGTTATTGCAACAACGTGGCACGCACATCGCGGCGCTAATTATCGAGCCATTGGTGCAGTGTGCGACCGGCATGGCAATGCACGATCCCGTCTATTTGGCCGAAGTACGCGCCTTATGCGACCGTTATCAGGTGCATTTGATCTTTGATGAAATTGCCGTGGGCTGCGGTCGGACTGGAACATTCTTTGCGTCTGAGCAAGCTACGGCAAAGGGTTCTGAAGCCTCAGCGCCGCAGCCGGTCTGGCCGGATTTCGTTTGCCTGTCGAAAGGGATCAGCGGTGGCTATTTGCCATTGTCGCTGGTGATGACGACCGATGCCATTTATCAAAGTTTCTACGATGCCGACGTCACCCGTGGTTTTTTGCATTCGCATTCTTACACCGGCAATCCATTAGCCTGTCGTGCGGCGTTGGCGACGCTTGAAATTTTTGAGCAAGATGATGTACTGAACGCTAATCGCGTGAAGGCACAGCGCATAACCGCCGCATTGCAACCAATGGCCGATCATCCGAGCGTGCAGCATTTCCGCCAGCGCGGGATGATCTGGGCGTTTGATGCAAAAATTGCCGATCCGGCAGCAGCGTCAACTTTTTCGCGTCGATTTTTCAGCAAAGCGTTGGAAAGCGAATTGCTATTACGACCCATTGGCAACACGGTCTATCTGATGCCTCCATACATCCTCGATGAGGAAGAGTGCGACTTGCTGGCAGCACGCACAGCTTCTGTATTCAACAGCGTCATTGGCGAGAGGTCTTGA
- the bioB gene encoding biotin synthase BioB: MSSQPNASTSQPINFQPGIAQKIVAPAVDAAWRVEEVLEIFNLPFNDLMFRAQQVHRENFDPSEVELATLLSIKTGGCPEDCGYCPQAARYDTGVVAQKILPLETVLDAARQAKANGATRFCMGAAWREPKDRDLEHVEDMVRGVKALGLETCATLGMLGEGQAERLKQAGLDYYNHNLDTAPELYGDIITTRDYQNRLDTIDSVRGVGIKVCCGGIVGMGESRLQRAGLVAQLANMTPYPESVPVNNLVQVEGTPLYGIEALDLLEFVRTIAVARITMPTARVRLSAGRRQMGEAIQSLCFLAGANSIFYGDKLLTTGNPEVEEDRALLAKLGMHTRSTAIDARCEVTQSEAQ, from the coding sequence ATGTCTTCGCAACCGAACGCCAGCACTTCACAACCGATTAACTTTCAGCCTGGTATCGCCCAAAAAATCGTGGCTCCGGCAGTCGATGCCGCATGGCGCGTGGAAGAAGTGCTGGAAATATTCAATTTGCCGTTCAACGATTTGATGTTCCGCGCGCAACAAGTACATCGCGAAAATTTTGATCCAAGCGAAGTCGAGTTAGCGACACTCTTGTCGATCAAGACCGGCGGTTGCCCGGAAGATTGCGGCTATTGCCCGCAAGCTGCGCGCTACGATACCGGCGTTGTTGCCCAAAAAATCTTGCCTCTTGAGACGGTGCTGGATGCTGCCCGTCAAGCCAAGGCTAACGGTGCAACGCGTTTTTGCATGGGCGCGGCATGGCGCGAGCCAAAAGATCGTGATCTGGAACACGTAGAAGATATGGTGCGCGGCGTGAAAGCTCTCGGCCTTGAAACCTGCGCCACGCTGGGTATGTTGGGCGAAGGTCAGGCCGAGCGGTTGAAGCAAGCCGGTCTGGATTACTACAACCACAACCTCGATACCGCCCCCGAATTGTATGGTGACATTATCACCACCCGCGATTATCAAAACCGTCTGGACACGATCGACAGCGTGCGTGGCGTCGGTATCAAAGTGTGTTGTGGCGGGATTGTCGGCATGGGCGAATCGCGCTTGCAGCGGGCCGGTCTGGTGGCGCAACTCGCCAACATGACACCTTATCCAGAATCGGTTCCTGTGAACAATCTGGTGCAGGTCGAAGGCACGCCTTTGTATGGTATTGAGGCGCTGGATCTGCTCGAATTTGTTCGGACCATTGCAGTGGCACGTATCACGATGCCAACAGCGCGGGTGCGTTTATCGGCCGGTCGCCGCCAGATGGGTGAGGCGATTCAGTCGCTGTGTTTCCTGGCGGGTGCGAACTCGATTTTCTACGGCGATAAATTGCTGACAACCGGCAACCCGGAAGTTGAAGAAGATCGCGCATTGTTGGCTAAATTGGGTATGCACACGCGGTCGACTGCCATTGATGCACGCTGTGAAGTGACGCAAAGCGAAGCGCAATAA
- a CDS encoding enoyl-CoA hydratase/isomerase family protein — protein sequence MTYKTLLVECKAGNSDHAQVATITLNRPDVRNAFNQDTIAEITRAFTELGAMPQVRAIVLAANGVAFCAGADLNWMKEMADYTPEQNRADAGQLAAMLQVIYDCPKPVIARVQGDCYAGGLGLVAACDIVVAVEAAHFCLSEVRIGLIPATISPYVIKAIGESAARRYFITAERFSAATALRIGLVHEVVGLETLVDTVNVLLKSLLAASPAAVTNAKRLVRDVAGQPLSAALIAATVEGIAQSRASDQGREGVRAFLEKRKPSWLQ from the coding sequence ATGACGTATAAAACCCTGTTAGTTGAATGTAAAGCTGGCAACAGCGACCATGCACAAGTCGCCACCATTACCTTAAATCGGCCCGATGTCCGTAACGCCTTTAATCAGGACACGATTGCCGAAATCACGCGCGCCTTCACGGAACTGGGCGCAATGCCACAGGTTCGGGCGATTGTGTTGGCTGCGAATGGTGTCGCGTTTTGTGCCGGTGCTGATCTGAACTGGATGAAAGAGATGGCAGATTACACGCCGGAACAGAATCGCGCCGACGCAGGACAATTGGCGGCCATGTTGCAGGTGATTTACGATTGTCCAAAACCGGTGATCGCTCGCGTACAAGGCGATTGTTACGCAGGCGGCCTGGGTTTGGTTGCCGCGTGCGATATCGTGGTGGCGGTTGAGGCAGCCCATTTCTGTTTGTCGGAAGTCCGGATCGGCTTGATTCCCGCGACTATTTCCCCCTATGTTATTAAGGCAATCGGCGAGTCGGCGGCGCGCCGCTACTTCATTACCGCTGAACGCTTTTCGGCAGCAACCGCCCTGCGAATCGGGTTGGTCCACGAAGTGGTCGGACTTGAAACATTAGTTGACACGGTTAACGTGCTATTGAAATCATTGCTTGCCGCCAGTCCGGCTGCCGTGACAAATGCCAAGCGCTTGGTGCGGGATGTTGCCGGTCAACCTTTAAGCGCTGCACTGATTGCCGCAACAGTCGAGGGAATTGCCCAAAGCCGTGCTTCCGATCAAGGCCGTGAAGGCGTTCGTGCTTTTCTGGAAAAGCGCAAACCATCATGGTTGCAATGA
- the bioD gene encoding dethiobiotin synthase, translated as MTNQTIPLNALMPMENKPQCAYFVAGTDTEIGKTLVAASLLHALTKTGIRTAGMKPVAAGAELRDGIWHNDDADALAAQASVALPTHLATPYLFKAPTAPHIAAAQEDRIIALPHILACYQQIATLADAVVVEGVGGFRVPLNATTDTADLAEQLGLPVVLVVGLRLGCISHALLTVEAIAARGLLLAGWVINTVDPDMLNADATMEALVARIDAPLLGRVPRLSLPAAELIAAAASYLEFSHLPGWPAGTPLLTNSLPSKEI; from the coding sequence ATGACTAATCAAACGATACCGTTGAATGCGTTGATGCCAATGGAAAACAAGCCGCAATGCGCCTATTTTGTCGCTGGCACGGATACCGAAATCGGTAAAACGCTCGTCGCTGCCAGTTTGTTGCATGCGCTGACTAAAACCGGCATTCGTACCGCCGGGATGAAGCCGGTCGCCGCTGGTGCAGAGTTGCGCGACGGAATCTGGCACAACGACGACGCCGATGCTTTAGCAGCGCAAGCCAGCGTCGCGCTACCAACACATTTGGCAACGCCGTATTTATTTAAGGCGCCGACCGCGCCGCATATCGCCGCCGCGCAGGAAGACCGCATCATTGCATTGCCGCATATTTTGGCGTGCTATCAACAGATAGCGACCTTGGCTGACGCAGTGGTAGTCGAAGGCGTTGGTGGCTTTCGCGTGCCATTGAACGCCACCACTGATACCGCCGATTTGGCAGAACAGTTGGGTTTGCCGGTTGTGCTGGTTGTTGGTTTGCGGCTTGGCTGCATTAGCCACGCGCTGCTAACGGTCGAAGCGATTGCCGCGCGCGGCTTGCTATTGGCAGGCTGGGTTATCAATACTGTCGATCCCGACATGCTCAACGCTGACGCGACGATGGAGGCGCTGGTGGCGCGCATTGATGCGCCTTTGTTGGGCCGTGTACCGCGACTGTCTTTGCCTGCCGCGGAATTAATCGCCGCTGCCGCCAGTTATCTTGAATTCTCACATTTGCCGGGCTGGCCTGCCGGAACACCTCTTTTAACAAATTCCCTCCCTTCTAAGGAAATCTGA
- a CDS encoding YchJ family protein: protein MNKSHNAALCPCGGGQFSTCCGRFLAPQVGLYPSVPQTAQELMRSRYTAYTLRDDVYLSATWHRSTRPAAENIVSADDGLKWLGLEIRQHETDGNHATVEFVARYKVGGRAQRLHEVSQFVRELAETETKAQLNESAYRWFYVDGYFPEKII from the coding sequence ATGAACAAATCACATAATGCAGCACTGTGTCCATGTGGCGGCGGTCAGTTCTCGACATGTTGCGGTCGTTTTCTCGCCCCACAAGTTGGACTCTATCCGTCTGTGCCGCAAACTGCACAGGAATTGATGCGCTCTCGGTATACCGCCTACACGCTGCGTGATGATGTCTATTTATCAGCGACCTGGCACCGTAGCACGCGACCTGCGGCGGAAAACATCGTCAGCGCTGACGATGGGTTGAAGTGGCTTGGTTTAGAGATTCGACAGCATGAGACTGACGGCAATCATGCGACGGTGGAATTTGTTGCCCGTTATAAAGTCGGCGGGCGCGCCCAACGCCTTCACGAAGTAAGTCAATTTGTAAGAGAACTGGCCGAAACTGAGACCAAAGCCCAGCTGAATGAAAGTGCGTACCGCTGGTTTTATGTAGACGGATATTTTCCAGAAAAAATAATATAA
- a CDS encoding carboxyl transferase domain-containing protein, whose product MPQLESKLNTRSEDFQQNASALNLLVDDLRQKVAQISEGGGDAARDKHVARGKLLPRDRVQMLLDPGTPFMEFSQLAAYHVYIDKDGSDAAPAAGVITGIGRVAGQECVIVCNDATVKGGTYYPLTVKKHLRAQEIAEQNNLPCIYLVDSGGANLPNQDDVFPDRDHFGRIFYNQAHLSAKGIPQIAVVMGSCTAGGAYVPAMSDESIIVKNQGTIFLAGPPLVKAATGEVVSAEDLGGGDVHTRLSGVADHLAQNDLHALALARTIVSNLNRKKPEGPVLRPVIEPKYPAHELYGVIPLDTRKPFDVREVIARVVDGSDFDEFKARYGTTLICGFAHIYGMPVGIIANNGILFSEAALKGTHFIELCSQRKIPLVFLQNITGFMVGRKYENEGIARNGAKMVTAVATTAVPKLTVIIGGSFGAGNYGMCGRAFSPRFLWMWPNARISVMGGDQAAGVLATVKRDGIEGKGGIWTEEEEAAFKAPIRDQYEHQGHPYYASARLWDDGVIDPADTRMVLGLGLSAALNAPIAETKFGVFRM is encoded by the coding sequence ATGCCCCAGTTAGAAAGCAAACTGAATACCCGAAGCGAAGATTTTCAGCAGAATGCTAGCGCACTCAATTTGCTGGTCGACGATTTGCGACAAAAGGTCGCGCAAATTTCAGAAGGCGGCGGTGATGCGGCGCGTGACAAGCACGTGGCGCGTGGCAAACTTTTGCCGCGTGACCGTGTACAAATGCTGCTCGATCCGGGCACACCATTTATGGAATTTTCGCAACTGGCGGCCTATCACGTTTATATCGATAAAGACGGCAGCGATGCTGCGCCAGCTGCGGGTGTCATCACCGGCATCGGCCGCGTGGCCGGGCAAGAATGCGTGATTGTCTGTAACGATGCAACGGTCAAAGGCGGTACTTACTATCCGCTGACGGTCAAAAAACATCTGCGCGCACAAGAAATCGCCGAACAAAATAATTTGCCGTGTATATATCTGGTCGATAGCGGCGGTGCCAATTTGCCAAATCAGGATGACGTGTTTCCTGATCGGGATCATTTCGGGCGAATTTTTTATAATCAGGCGCATTTGTCCGCTAAAGGCATTCCGCAAATCGCGGTCGTCATGGGATCTTGTACCGCCGGCGGTGCGTACGTTCCCGCCATGAGCGATGAATCGATCATCGTCAAAAATCAGGGAACCATCTTTTTGGCGGGTCCGCCGTTAGTCAAAGCAGCGACTGGCGAAGTCGTCAGCGCCGAAGACTTGGGCGGCGGCGATGTACACACGCGTTTATCCGGCGTCGCTGATCATCTGGCACAGAATGATTTGCACGCGCTGGCACTGGCCCGCACGATAGTGTCAAACCTGAACCGCAAAAAGCCCGAAGGGCCGGTATTGCGCCCAGTGATTGAGCCGAAATATCCGGCCCACGAGTTATACGGCGTCATCCCGCTTGATACGCGCAAGCCATTCGATGTGCGCGAGGTCATAGCGCGGGTGGTGGATGGCAGCGATTTTGATGAATTCAAGGCACGTTATGGCACTACGCTAATTTGCGGCTTTGCCCATATTTATGGCATGCCGGTTGGCATTATCGCCAATAACGGCATCTTGTTTTCAGAAGCGGCGTTAAAAGGCACGCATTTTATTGAGCTATGTTCACAGCGTAAAATCCCGCTGGTTTTTTTGCAAAATATCACCGGCTTCATGGTTGGTCGCAAGTACGAAAACGAAGGCATTGCGCGTAACGGTGCCAAGATGGTGACCGCGGTGGCGACGACGGCTGTGCCGAAGTTGACGGTGATTATTGGCGGCAGTTTTGGTGCCGGTAATTACGGCATGTGCGGGCGGGCCTTCTCACCACGATTCTTGTGGATGTGGCCAAATGCGCGGATTTCGGTCATGGGTGGCGATCAGGCTGCGGGCGTATTAGCAACCGTCAAGCGCGATGGTATCGAGGGCAAAGGCGGTATTTGGACTGAAGAAGAAGAAGCCGCCTTCAAAGCACCGATTCGCGATCAGTACGAACATCAGGGACATCCGTATTACGCCTCGGCACGCTTATGGGATGACGGTGTCATCGATCCTGCGGATACGCGCATGGTGTTAGGTCTTGGTTTGAGTGCGGCGTTGAATGCACCGATTGCGGAGACTAAATTTGGCGTTTTCCGCATGTAA
- a CDS encoding AMP-binding protein, with product MTDLISTPINGMSIARGSQDIPLIEDTLAVFFDGMVENVPDNDALVACHQNIRMTYRQLQTESRRLASALLRCGVERGERVGIWSHNNSEWLLMQLATARVGIILVNINPAYRVSELEYALNKVGCKVIVTMTSFKTSDYLEMLRTLAPELAGCVPGELQAARIPTLKTVVHLGTDILPGMLRFSDLIARGDSDDPQVALIGATLQATDAINIQFTSGTTGFPKGATLTHRNILNNGFFIGEAMRLTAQDRLCIPVPLYHCFGMVLGNLACLTHGATIVYPNDGFDALSVLQAVQDERCTGLHGVPTMFIAELDHPRFAEFDLSTLRTGIMAGSPCPTEVMKRVVRDMHMEEVTIAYGMTETSPVSCQSLTDSPVVKRVSTVGQVHPHLEVKMVDPESGEIVPIGVTGELCTRGYVVMQGYWDDLPKTQEAIDAEGWMHTGDLATMDSEGYVNIVGRIKDMVIRGGENIYPREIEEFLYRHPAVQDVQVVGVPDAKYGEELCAWVILRPGQSVDEEGLRAFCNGQIAYYKVPRYIRFVDAFPMTVTGKIQKFKIREAMKEALNISEVKTA from the coding sequence ATGACCGATCTAATCAGTACGCCAATCAACGGCATGAGTATCGCGCGTGGCAGTCAGGATATCCCGTTGATCGAAGATACCCTTGCCGTTTTCTTTGATGGGATGGTGGAAAATGTTCCCGACAACGATGCGTTAGTCGCTTGCCATCAAAACATTCGCATGACGTACCGCCAGTTGCAGACGGAATCACGTCGTTTGGCAAGCGCTTTACTGCGGTGTGGCGTTGAGCGCGGCGAACGTGTAGGGATCTGGTCGCACAATAATAGCGAGTGGTTACTGATGCAATTGGCGACAGCCCGTGTCGGTATTATTCTGGTCAATATCAATCCTGCCTATCGTGTGAGCGAACTGGAATACGCGCTCAACAAAGTTGGTTGCAAAGTCATCGTCACAATGACCAGCTTCAAAACCAGTGATTATCTTGAGATGTTGCGCACGTTGGCGCCCGAGTTGGCCGGTTGCGTTCCTGGTGAATTGCAGGCGGCGCGCATTCCGACTTTAAAAACGGTGGTGCATCTTGGCACCGATATATTACCGGGCATGTTACGGTTTTCTGATCTGATCGCCCGCGGTGATAGCGACGATCCACAAGTCGCCCTGATTGGTGCGACATTGCAAGCCACCGATGCGATTAACATTCAGTTCACCAGCGGCACGACCGGTTTTCCTAAAGGGGCGACGCTGACACATCGCAATATTTTGAACAACGGTTTCTTTATTGGCGAAGCCATGCGGCTCACGGCGCAGGATCGCTTATGTATTCCGGTCCCGCTGTATCACTGTTTTGGCATGGTGCTAGGCAATCTGGCCTGTCTGACTCACGGCGCAACCATCGTCTATCCGAATGACGGATTTGATGCGTTATCGGTATTGCAGGCGGTGCAGGATGAGCGCTGCACTGGCTTACATGGCGTGCCAACGATGTTTATTGCTGAACTCGACCACCCACGTTTTGCGGAATTCGATCTGTCCACATTACGCACCGGGATCATGGCCGGTTCGCCCTGCCCAACTGAAGTCATGAAGCGGGTAGTGCGTGACATGCACATGGAGGAGGTGACGATTGCTTACGGCATGACCGAAACCAGCCCTGTAAGTTGCCAAAGCCTCACCGATTCGCCGGTGGTGAAACGCGTGTCGACTGTTGGTCAGGTGCATCCACATCTTGAAGTCAAAATGGTCGATCCAGAATCGGGTGAAATAGTACCAATTGGTGTCACCGGCGAACTGTGCACACGCGGCTATGTCGTGATGCAAGGTTATTGGGACGATCTGCCAAAAACGCAGGAGGCAATCGACGCCGAAGGCTGGATGCACACCGGCGATCTGGCGACGATGGACAGCGAAGGCTACGTCAATATCGTTGGCCGAATCAAAGACATGGTGATACGCGGCGGAGAAAATATTTATCCACGCGAGATTGAAGAATTTCTGTATCGCCATCCAGCCGTGCAAGATGTACAGGTCGTCGGCGTGCCGGATGCCAAATATGGTGAAGAACTATGCGCGTGGGTCATTCTGCGGCCGGGTCAAAGCGTCGACGAAGAAGGATTGCGTGCATTTTGTAACGGTCAGATTGCCTATTACAAAGTGCCGCGTTATATCCGTTTTGTCGATGCGTTCCCAATGACCGTGACGGGGAAAATTCAAAAATTCAAAATCCGCGAAGCGATGAAAGAAGCGCTTAACATTAGCGAAGTTAAAACGGCCTGA